In Rutidosis leptorrhynchoides isolate AG116_Rl617_1_P2 chromosome 2, CSIRO_AGI_Rlap_v1, whole genome shotgun sequence, one genomic interval encodes:
- the LOC139891522 gene encoding farnesyl diphosphate synthase 2-like: protein MIDYNVPGGKGNRILSLVDTYKLLKGEELTDDEMFLACALGWCAEWLHASVLVTDDIVDNSDLRRDQPCWYRLPEVGLVAVNDAIILRNHVAIILKKYFKGKAYYVDLLELFSEIEYQCYSGQMIDMITTIGEKNLSKFSLSTNLRILQYKTSYLSFYLPVACALLMAGENLTDHIHVKDVLVKMGIYFSVQDDYLDAYGDPKVTGKTGVDIENFKYSWLIAKALELANEEQEKILNENYGIKNPVKIAKVKELYDILNIQGVYEDYENKTYEELIRLIEANPSLAIQKALKSFLGKIYKRQK, encoded by the exons GTAAGGGTAACAGAATCCTATCTTTAGTAGACACCTACAAGTTGCTAAAAGGAGAGGAACTAACAGATGATGAAATGTTTCTTGCCTGTGCTCTTGGTTGGTGTGCTGAATGG CTTCATGCCTCTGTACTTGTAACTGATGACATAGTGGACAACTCCGATTTACGCAGAGATCAACCTTGTTGGTACAGACTACCTGAG GTTGGTCTGGTTGCTGTAAATGATGCTATTATTCTTCGCAACCATGTCGCCATAATTCTAAAGAAATATTTCAAAGGCAAGGCTTATTATGTAGATTTGCTGGAACTTTTCAGTGAG ATAGAATATCAATGTTATTCTGGACAGATGATTGATATGATCACTACAATTGGAGAGAAAAATCTCTCTAAATTTTCTTTGTCAAC TAATCTCCGAATTTTGCAATACAAAACCTCTTATTTGTCATTTTACCTTCCG GTTGCATGTGCTCTCCTTATGGCCGGAGAGAATTTGACCGACCATATTCATGTAAAAGATGTCCTTGTTAAAATGGGTATCTATTTTTCAGTGCAG GATGATTATCTTGACGCTTATGGTGATCCTAAGGTGACTGGCAAG ACTGGAGTAGATATTGAAAACTTCAAGTATTCGTGGTTGATTGCAAAAGCGCTGGAACTTGCTAACGAGGAACAGGAGAAAATTCTAAAC GAAAACTATGGGATAAAGAATCCAGTAAAGATAGCAAAAGTGAAGGAACTATATGATATTCTCAACATTCAG GGTGTGTACGAAGACTATGAGAACAAGACATATGAGGAGTTGATCAGATTAATAGAGGCTAATCCAAGCTTAGCCATACAAAAAGCATTGAAATCATTCTTGGGAAAGATATATAAGAGGCAAAAGTAG